The Amblyomma americanum isolate KBUSLIRL-KWMA chromosome 5, ASM5285725v1, whole genome shotgun sequence genome window below encodes:
- the LOC144132815 gene encoding uncharacterized protein LOC144132815, which translates to MVVIWSTVQVLPSELCISCTRIGHRSVCQLLGRLEAFNAVLCHLGLQLREDEVNLGDVRLVALESFPHEHHLQMLHSARVAIHLLHWLFTHHRCLVCVELTCYVARCELLAEALTRSHGVKKLLVLCCEAVVSKEEECIHERVLQLIKTMTQIEELLFLNWRMRYDYLFVRTFPVGCAAARLVTIDVAHLELNEKAAMEFIAQLSRSNTVTSLSVSKGVFRLDCFADYLQNNPTIKSLALRSRCESETAILRNLVSAISTMTMLEELTVVTWYLGAEDIDIFAQVVARNRTLRELSLTWPMEPLEDQLALCARLVRGNRQKTMSWLPALKHNSVLESLTVDFLELQEADCHAFFRALMHNTTLTRVTVLNLPSACDLKEICGTIRECGLSQRVVIKNHYVDYITFGDIPDCPEVTAVSLDTLRVVCDPCPTLEILGSCGHIRSAFFMIDSEYMNEVHSYLSAFIAGAANLKELWLRLMGYSHNEANSILSKAQSSVVEAVSLNANLNAVTLIDFDFSNADCALLAEFAVRGAYLHDVKVDCENNTNLGFLQHLAPVVTGSYNLNRVHVPYCDEAKEEHFTVQEVTRRNSSLLIRAIRFVLGDMTSHCARALEFVSDHPKLAEMVADRAAVKCDEAKAVIRRALYTISDMNGFLRAACVVMYRVECCTRRDGQMQLDELNYDCWLHVRKYIMVADVQEPSLLHH; encoded by the coding sequence ATGGTCGTTATTTGGAGTACAGTCCAGGTTCTTCCCTCTGAGCTGTGTATCTCCTGCACTCGTATTGGCCATAGATCCGTCTGCCAGTTGTTGGGGCGCCTGGAAGCCTTCAACGCCGTCCTGTGCCACTTGGGCCTCCAACTGCGGGAGGATGAAGTCAACCTTGGCGACGTGCGACTGGTGGCGCTCGAATCCTTCCCGCATGAACACCACTTGCAAATGCTGCATTCCGCACGCGTTGCTATTCATCTCCTGCATTGGCTGTTCACGCACCATAGATGCCTCGTGTGTGTCGAACTGACCTGCTACGTCGCCAGATGTGAGCTCCTGGCAGAGGCCCTGACACGCAGCCATGGTGTGAAAAAGTTGCTCGTCCTCTGCTGCGAAGCAGTTGTCAGCAAGGAGGAAGAGTGCATTCATGAACGGGTGCTCCAACTCATCAAGACAATGACGCAGATCGAAGAGCTCCTCTTCCTAAATTGGCGCATGAGATATGACTATTTGTTTGTCAGGACATTTCCTGTCGGCTGCGCGGCGGCCAGGCTAGTAACCATTGACGTGGCACACTTGGAATTGAATGAGAAAGCAGCTATGGAATTCATCGCACAGCTCAGCCGGAGCAACACCGTGACTAGCCTCTCAGTTTCGAAAGGCGTCTTCCGGCTGGATTGTTTTGCCGATTACTTGCAGAACAATCCGACGATCAAGTCACTTGCTCTCAGATCACGATGTGAATCAGAGACAGCCATTTTGCGAAACCTTGTCAGTGCCATCTCTACAATGACAATGTTAGAGGAATTGACTGTTGTGACATGGTACCTTGGAGCTGAAGATATTGATATTTTCGCTCAAGTGGTCGCCCGGAACAGAACCCTAAGGGAGCTGAGCTTGACTTGGCCGATGGAGCCGCTGGAAGACCAATTAGCACTCTGTGCCAGATTGGTGAGAGGCAACCGGCAAAAAACAATGTCCTGGCTGCCTGCATTGAAACACAACTCAGTCCTTGAGTCGCTGACCGTCGACTTTCTCGAGTTGCAAGAGGCAGACTGCCACGCTTTTTTCCGTGCCTTGATGCACAATACCACCCTCACTCGAGTCACCGTTCTGAACCTCCCCTCGGCATGTGACCTGAAGGAAATTTGCGGAACGATTCGAGAGTGTGGTCTCTCGCAAAGGGTGGTCATCAAGAACCACTATGTGGATTACATCACATTCGGGGATATTCCCGACTGCCCGGAAGTTACGGCCGTATCTTTGGATACACTTCGCGTGGTCTGCGACCCTTGCCCTACGTTAGAGATCCTCGGGTCCTGCGGGCACATTAGGTCAGCCTTCTTCATGATAGATTCAGAATACATGAACGAAGTTCACTCCTACCTCTCTGCGTTTATAGCAGGAGCTGCCAATCTTAAAGAGCTTTGGCTGCGGTTGATGGGATATAGTCACAATGAAGCGAATTCGATTCTTTCGAAAGCCCAAAGTTCAGTTGTCGAAGCAGTTTCGTTGAACGCCAACCTCAACGCTGTAACCCTGATAGACTTTGATTTTTCCAATGCCGACTGCGCATTACTCGCTGAATTCGCAGTGCGTGGTGCATATCTCCATGACGTGAAAGTAGATTGTGAAAACAACACTAATCTTGGCTTCTTGCAGCACCTGGCACCAGTCGTCACTGGTAGTTACAACCTCAATCGAGTCCACGTGCCCTATTGTGATGAAGCCAAAGAAGAACACTTCACAGTGCAGGAGGTAACGAGGCGCAACTCCAGCCTCCTCATCCGGGCAATCAGATTCGTGCTGGGCGACATGACAAGCCATTGCGCGCGTGCCCTGGAGTTTGTGTCCGATCATCCGAAGCTCGCAGAAATGGTAGCAGATAGGGCTGCTGTGAAGTGTGACGAAGCTAAGGCAGTGATAAGGCGGGCGTTGTACACCATCAGCGACATGAATGGCTTCTTGAGGGCGGCCTGCGTCGTTATGTACAGGGTCGAATGCTGCACCCGCCGTGACGGCCAGATGCAGCTGGACGAACTGAATTACGATTGCTGGTTGCATGTGAGGAAGTACATCATGGTGGCGGATGTCCAGGAACCTTCGCTTCTG